In Bacteroides acidifaciens, the following proteins share a genomic window:
- the traM gene encoding conjugative transposon protein TraM produces MKTNNFLKDKNKLLMIIPIVLGGLFLYVFFVHDTSSKEVAENEKERQSVLLEPDSEAKDKALNKIEAYKQDEREEKEKQRIMDESQVRGSDFYFDLQNRNEKYDQATLEKIRKMRRDPYSDVMGEYGSSDSHLSEQLEKQLASIEDEEELKEIIREARKNAEIRKELEQNNVYRQKIYKRIIGYDKEKKKAENPTKPKPGSAMDSLVSNQPIYIAENGKRTRRQQASMPSSNTLFKACIHGDQTVVTGSTVRMRMLEDAVVCGMKIPANTLFYGVATLGANRLEVVVNNLKVGNTISPVSFVIFDNDAMEGLNLPNNMKAQAAKRMQQGLVQNIDMPLASIGTMTSEITSAVNATTQIAKQILNMKLSQVKVHLKSNYQMYIQEETKESKLKRKAVQEELQRLYAELEENKNNQPHPLETLIDKL; encoded by the coding sequence ATGAAAACTAATAATTTTTTAAAAGACAAAAACAAGCTTCTGATGATTATACCCATCGTATTAGGTGGTCTATTTCTCTACGTGTTTTTTGTTCACGACACATCATCAAAGGAAGTTGCGGAAAATGAAAAAGAAAGGCAAAGTGTATTGCTGGAGCCGGATTCGGAAGCAAAGGACAAAGCTCTCAATAAAATTGAAGCCTATAAACAGGATGAAAGAGAAGAGAAGGAGAAACAAAGAATCATGGATGAATCACAGGTAAGAGGTTCGGATTTCTACTTCGACCTTCAGAACAGAAATGAAAAATATGACCAGGCAACACTGGAGAAAATACGGAAAATGAGAAGAGATCCATACTCTGATGTAATGGGTGAATATGGCAGCAGCGACAGCCACCTCTCGGAACAGCTGGAAAAGCAGCTTGCGAGCATTGAGGATGAAGAAGAGTTGAAGGAGATTATAAGGGAAGCAAGGAAAAATGCTGAAATCCGAAAGGAACTGGAGCAGAACAATGTCTATAGACAAAAGATCTATAAAAGGATTATAGGTTATGATAAGGAAAAGAAAAAAGCCGAAAATCCCACTAAGCCCAAACCAGGCAGTGCAATGGACAGCCTTGTAAGCAACCAGCCTATATATATAGCCGAGAATGGCAAAAGGACAAGGAGGCAACAGGCAAGTATGCCAAGCAGCAACACCTTATTCAAGGCCTGCATACATGGAGACCAGACAGTCGTTACCGGCAGTACAGTAAGAATGCGTATGCTGGAAGATGCCGTTGTCTGTGGCATGAAAATACCGGCTAACACACTCTTTTACGGTGTGGCGACATTAGGAGCAAACCGGCTGGAGGTAGTGGTAAACAACCTGAAGGTAGGAAATACGATCAGTCCTGTTTCCTTTGTCATCTTCGACAATGACGCTATGGAAGGGCTGAACCTACCAAACAACATGAAGGCTCAGGCAGCCAAACGTATGCAGCAGGGACTTGTCCAGAATATAGATATGCCTCTTGCCTCTATCGGAACAATGACCAGCGAGATAACCAGTGCAGTAAATGCTACGACTCAGATAGCAAAACAGATATTGAATATGAAACTTTCGCAAGTCAAGGTACATCTGAAGAGCAATTATCAGATGTATATACAGGAAGAGACAAAAGAATCAAAGCTGAAACGGAAAGCTGTTCAGGAAGAATTGCAGAGACTATATGCTGAGCTTGAAGAGAACAAAAATAATCAGCCACATCCTTTGGAAACATTAATTGACAAGCTATGA
- a CDS encoding DUF4138 domain-containing protein encodes MKRIYILIVLCVAAFGLKAQSPEQESIKAKNIYVSFDFVKHLVFPVQVSDIEVGEKELISAERVEEAPHVVRLCAQSEDFEKETNVTVVCIDGSVYTYHVKYIANGLIDPSPNIYEDNGKWEHNDYQADVSDMHMAEFFFPSDIIYGTQGNEMSFALQSYNNQLKVSTAKDAVENSNLFVIDKNMNTYSIVIRRNETSVFTYNYDDKREYTAHIDVNSEVMDKCLQELRTKKRNIYSVGEVKNKFELSMSNLYVHEDFMFFIFDLKNKSYIDYDIEFVKCFQRDIKKSKNAIQQETTIDPIYTKDFETKIKGKSANRLVLGFNKFTIPDNKIFEIELYEKGGGRHMKLAVENKYIIRAEPLFEK; translated from the coding sequence ATGAAAAGAATCTATATTTTAATTGTTCTATGTGTGGCCGCATTCGGCTTAAAAGCACAGAGTCCCGAACAGGAGAGTATCAAAGCCAAGAACATTTACGTATCATTTGACTTTGTGAAGCATCTGGTATTCCCGGTACAAGTGTCCGATATTGAAGTAGGAGAGAAAGAGCTCATTTCGGCAGAAAGGGTTGAAGAAGCACCCCACGTTGTCAGACTGTGCGCACAGAGTGAAGACTTTGAGAAAGAGACAAATGTAACCGTCGTTTGTATCGACGGCAGTGTCTATACTTACCATGTGAAATATATAGCAAACGGTCTTATCGATCCTTCCCCTAACATCTATGAAGATAACGGTAAATGGGAACACAACGATTATCAGGCGGATGTCAGTGACATGCACATGGCCGAGTTTTTCTTCCCCTCAGACATTATATACGGCACACAAGGTAACGAAATGTCCTTTGCTTTACAGAGCTACAACAATCAGCTGAAGGTTTCAACAGCTAAAGATGCCGTTGAAAATTCGAATCTTTTTGTCATCGACAAGAACATGAATACATACAGCATTGTCATCCGCAGAAATGAGACTTCGGTCTTCACCTACAACTATGATGACAAGCGTGAATATACTGCCCACATCGATGTGAACAGTGAGGTGATGGACAAATGCCTTCAGGAGCTGAGAACAAAGAAAAGGAACATCTACAGTGTTGGCGAGGTAAAAAACAAGTTTGAGCTGTCAATGTCCAACCTATATGTACATGAAGACTTTATGTTTTTCATCTTTGATTTGAAAAACAAGTCATATATAGACTATGACATTGAATTTGTCAAATGCTTTCAAAGAGACATCAAGAAAAGCAAGAATGCCATACAGCAGGAAACAACCATAGATCCCATTTATACAAAGGATTTTGAAACAAAGATAAAGGGCAAAAGCGCCAACAGGCTTGTTCTGGGATTTAACAAGTTTACAATTCCGGACAACAAAATCTTTGAGATAGAACTGTATGAAAAGGGTGGTGGCCGCCACATGAAACTGGCTGTTGAGAACAAGTATATTATCAGGGCAGAACCTTTATTCGAAAAATGA
- a CDS encoding DUF3945 domain-containing protein → MKLKEAYENYSYNNIGQFRALSETLGYKTEYHDGSYLFHKGDDSIQLSLDEIRSKAKENRNEQRAEESKEKVCSFFDKNKANEPSYIEELRKKGISVIRWNDIKGENKDGFTIIDHNRKVCYTGQELYEYAHNTGNLLDGKGTKLEKGIMSDLMDIGEKKGKLRMSENGISVFYRKETLTIPDRMLGHKLNKTEKERLLHGDIVPLDTKRGTIMLQVDKDLNSVIVRSSKEIKIPNVIGKTEEYDGYKLTKADKYLLANGHTLESKLMHSKDGYILADISLTDDKKGIQFSNIQSITEGKAHELIKEMRPKLEVVNPVIENKVSADKGRDMDSEFKEAVGKRDFETIDKLREDGYKPSEDYIRGVGKQLNLSDNEMKEVQKIFHVKPDELSEHQKQAAKLLDAASVGNFRVIQDIQKTGYQITQNDIKAMRENGVQENTIIAVQKIFGLENKGKTLGDVKLASSPKPDNTKEMARPIANTVNKMFNDL, encoded by the coding sequence ATGAAACTGAAAGAAGCTTATGAGAACTATTCCTATAATAATATAGGGCAGTTCAGAGCCTTATCGGAAACTCTTGGCTATAAAACAGAATATCATGACGGAAGCTATCTTTTCCACAAGGGGGATGACAGTATCCAATTATCTTTGGATGAAATCAGATCTAAAGCAAAAGAAAACCGGAATGAACAGCGAGCCGAGGAATCAAAAGAAAAGGTTTGTTCGTTCTTTGACAAGAACAAGGCAAATGAGCCTTCATACATCGAAGAACTTAGAAAAAAAGGAATCAGTGTGATTCGGTGGAATGACATAAAGGGCGAGAACAAAGACGGTTTCACCATCATAGACCATAACCGTAAAGTATGCTATACAGGCCAGGAACTATACGAATATGCACACAACACCGGCAATCTGCTTGACGGTAAAGGGACAAAACTGGAAAAGGGTATAATGTCAGACCTGATGGATATAGGTGAGAAGAAAGGGAAGCTGCGTATGAGTGAGAACGGCATTTCCGTCTTTTACCGTAAGGAAACCCTAACCATTCCGGACAGGATGCTTGGACACAAGCTTAACAAAACGGAGAAAGAGCGTCTTCTACACGGTGATATTGTTCCTTTAGATACCAAAAGAGGTACAATTATGCTTCAGGTTGACAAGGACTTGAATTCGGTAATCGTGAGATCAAGCAAAGAAATTAAGATACCTAATGTGATAGGCAAGACCGAGGAATATGACGGATATAAGTTAACCAAAGCAGACAAATATCTGCTTGCCAACGGTCATACGTTAGAGAGTAAACTCATGCACAGCAAGGACGGATATATCCTTGCCGACATATCTCTCACAGATGACAAAAAAGGCATTCAGTTCTCAAACATACAGAGTATTACAGAAGGAAAGGCTCATGAACTGATAAAGGAGATGAGACCTAAACTGGAAGTTGTAAACCCCGTCATAGAAAATAAGGTATCGGCAGATAAAGGGCGAGACATGGACAGCGAGTTTAAGGAAGCGGTTGGTAAAAGGGACTTTGAAACGATTGACAAACTCAGGGAGGACGGTTATAAGCCAAGTGAAGATTACATCAGAGGTGTAGGAAAACAGCTGAATCTGAGTGATAATGAAATGAAGGAAGTTCAGAAGATTTTTCATGTTAAGCCGGATGAACTGAGCGAACATCAAAAACAGGCTGCCAAGCTTTTAGATGCAGCCTCAGTAGGAAATTTCAGAGTCATTCAGGACATCCAAAAAACCGGATATCAGATAACACAGAATGATATAAAAGCCATGCGAGAAAATGGCGTACAGGAAAACACCATCATCGCCGTTCAGAAGATATTCGGTCTTGAAAACAAAGGCAAGACTTTGGGTGATGTGAAGTTGGCAAGCAGTCCGAAGCCAGACAATACAAAAGAAATGGCCAGACCTATTGCCAATACTGTAAACAAGATGTTCAACGACTTATAA
- a CDS encoding ArdC family protein, which translates to MKEDSAGDKALKQFADLMIQKIKEVEHDWKKPWFSPEGGGGLPQNIEGRVYNGINLFMLYLLSEEKGYSTPLYMTFMQAKEAGASIIKGEKSFPVIYWNFSVKDKNGNKISIEDYRNLSEDEKREYKVTPYMKTYNVFNVSQTNYPEVQPEKWEKLKSQFVPPALKDEQGMYTMPLLDALIRERQWICPIYPRESDSAYYRRGEGCHIIVPLKGQFDTGESFYSTLLHEMAHSTGEVGHLEREKGEVFGDSKYAKEELIAELTSASCGKTMGISTCIREENAMYLKSWLSALSQDPKFIYTILSDVAKASAMIQEKVYGMEPKLSNDEKFLLAASQGDEDKLKELKEAGYNPSLLMIDRLNVNVSNNEGKEAVSKVFGIDFETNKTAEMSKEMVKPAEITMNI; encoded by the coding sequence ATGAAAGAAGATTCAGCAGGTGACAAAGCACTGAAACAGTTTGCAGACCTCATGATTCAAAAAATCAAGGAGGTTGAGCATGACTGGAAAAAGCCCTGGTTCTCTCCAGAAGGTGGAGGGGGCTTACCCCAGAACATCGAAGGCAGAGTATATAATGGGATAAACCTCTTCATGCTGTACTTACTTTCGGAAGAAAAGGGTTACAGCACACCATTGTATATGACATTCATGCAAGCTAAGGAAGCCGGAGCCTCAATTATAAAAGGAGAGAAATCGTTCCCCGTAATATACTGGAACTTTTCAGTAAAGGACAAGAACGGGAACAAGATAAGCATAGAAGACTATCGGAATCTATCAGAGGACGAAAAGAGGGAATATAAGGTAACACCATATATGAAAACCTATAACGTGTTCAATGTCTCTCAAACCAACTATCCGGAAGTCCAACCTGAGAAATGGGAAAAGCTGAAGTCACAGTTTGTTCCACCGGCTCTGAAAGATGAACAAGGCATGTACACCATGCCGTTGCTCGATGCACTTATCAGAGAAAGGCAATGGATATGTCCGATATATCCGAGAGAAAGCGACAGTGCTTATTACAGGCGTGGAGAAGGATGCCATATAATTGTCCCGCTGAAGGGACAGTTTGATACTGGGGAATCCTTTTATTCAACACTGCTGCATGAAATGGCACATTCAACCGGTGAAGTCGGTCATCTGGAAAGAGAAAAAGGAGAGGTTTTCGGAGATTCCAAATACGCCAAGGAAGAACTCATCGCAGAGCTAACTTCTGCTTCATGCGGTAAAACCATGGGTATATCAACCTGTATAAGGGAGGAGAATGCGATGTATCTGAAGAGCTGGCTGTCAGCATTGAGTCAAGATCCGAAATTCATATACACCATTCTTTCCGATGTGGCCAAGGCAAGTGCGATGATACAGGAGAAGGTTTACGGAATGGAACCTAAACTGAGCAATGATGAAAAATTCTTACTGGCGGCAAGCCAGGGCGATGAAGATAAGTTGAAAGAGTTGAAAGAAGCCGGCTATAACCCTTCGTTGCTTATGATAGACAGGCTAAATGTCAATGTAAGCAACAATGAAGGGAAAGAGGCAGTAAGCAAGGTGTTTGGAATAGATTTTGAAACTAACAAAACAGCAGAAATGAGCAAGGAAATGGTCAAGCCTGCTGAAATAACAATGAATATTTAA
- a CDS encoding single-stranded DNA-binding protein, which yields MFTGQLIGYVGADARSNKSGKGFYFPVSSKFKGVGDTEDKTLWITCFVNFDTKIMEYIKKGTQVYVTGDIFIDVFKKEDGNCIPSVTMNVSRVELLGKSEKKDETNA from the coding sequence ATGTTTACAGGACAATTAATCGGTTATGTAGGTGCAGACGCACGTTCAAACAAGAGTGGTAAAGGATTTTATTTCCCTGTTTCATCAAAGTTTAAAGGAGTTGGAGACACTGAAGACAAGACTCTTTGGATAACTTGCTTTGTAAACTTTGACACAAAAATCATGGAATATATCAAAAAGGGTACTCAGGTATATGTGACAGGAGATATATTTATTGATGTATTCAAGAAAGAGGACGGAAACTGCATACCGTCTGTAACCATGAACGTAAGCCGTGTAGAACTGCTCGGCAAGAGTGAGAAGAAAGACGAGACTAACGCATAA
- a CDS encoding type IV secretory system conjugative DNA transfer family protein: MEKEKKDLSFILILLSTLIGIAVLFQWAIVNGLYVPVRNQAMWEKLLVKGIMFRFLYVILIAGLAFLFPYKKPDDESKKWFYTSLTLMTATILVVGFSELSNWYNLFVFPVIFVAYTLLIIKTMPYFFRRHVKSDESIFGLSNVESPFYFRFETANGPLTIHKPQQNIYIDGGPGSGKSESWIKGMIYQCAERNYAGFIYDWEGDPTKENSPILSRIAYGSIEYFRKQGREVPNFAYINFIDMSRTVRVNVLSPKYMSKGNESLFIRNIIVTLMKNLEASWKEKTDFWANNAINYVYSIAYKCFKEKDLGICTLPHVIAFALSDSNLVFEWLSEDPEIALNMSAMLTAWKLGAQQQTAGAVSSAQTPLVLLNNKYIFWVLSPLPEEEFSLDITNKEHPTLMCVGNAPTIKEAVSPAISCIGSVLMSQMNNPGKATSVFMVDEFPTILLQGIDTFIGTARKHNVSTILAVQDFNQAVRDYGEKSANILKASCGTQAYGMTGNEKTAKDIESLFGEKKEAQESYSHQESGGGSRTESLQKEKVLKAREVAGQSAGHFIGKIAGGQPPFFNAQMNMCRFEEKEIPPFSLPVRLDEGNEKLELDILEEIVQQNYIKIINDVNEVLKGVEEKIKKRNNPDTTHNQRQERNFN, from the coding sequence ATGGAAAAAGAAAAGAAAGACCTGTCATTCATCCTTATACTGCTATCTACTCTGATAGGTATAGCTGTATTATTCCAGTGGGCTATAGTAAACGGTTTGTATGTTCCGGTCAGGAATCAGGCCATGTGGGAAAAACTGCTGGTAAAGGGAATCATGTTCCGTTTCCTGTATGTGATACTCATCGCCGGATTAGCTTTTCTTTTTCCATATAAGAAACCTGATGATGAAAGTAAAAAATGGTTTTACACAAGTCTGACCTTAATGACGGCCACTATACTTGTGGTTGGTTTCAGTGAGTTGTCAAACTGGTATAATCTATTCGTATTCCCGGTGATATTTGTAGCCTACACATTGTTAATCATCAAGACAATGCCTTACTTCTTCAGGAGACATGTCAAGTCAGATGAAAGTATATTCGGCCTGAGTAATGTGGAATCACCCTTTTATTTCAGATTTGAGACAGCAAATGGGCCACTTACCATCCACAAGCCACAGCAGAATATATATATTGACGGAGGTCCGGGTTCAGGTAAATCAGAAAGCTGGATAAAGGGAATGATTTATCAGTGTGCGGAAAGGAATTATGCCGGGTTCATCTATGACTGGGAGGGTGATCCGACAAAAGAAAACTCACCGATACTTTCAAGAATAGCTTACGGAAGTATCGAATACTTCAGGAAGCAGGGCAGGGAGGTACCTAATTTTGCCTACATAAACTTTATAGACATGTCGAGAACCGTCAGGGTTAATGTTCTATCACCAAAGTATATGTCAAAGGGTAATGAGTCCTTATTCATAAGGAATATAATAGTGACACTTATGAAGAATTTGGAAGCAAGCTGGAAAGAAAAAACAGACTTTTGGGCGAACAATGCAATAAATTATGTATATTCGATAGCTTATAAATGCTTCAAGGAAAAAGACCTTGGTATCTGTACCCTACCACATGTTATAGCATTTGCCTTATCTGACAGCAACCTTGTTTTTGAGTGGCTATCTGAAGATCCGGAAATAGCACTTAATATGTCAGCCATGTTAACAGCTTGGAAATTGGGAGCTCAGCAGCAGACAGCCGGAGCTGTTTCTTCAGCACAGACACCACTTGTTCTATTGAACAACAAATATATATTTTGGGTTTTGTCTCCGCTACCTGAAGAAGAGTTCTCACTGGATATAACAAACAAGGAACATCCTACTTTAATGTGTGTTGGTAATGCGCCCACTATTAAAGAAGCTGTATCACCGGCCATCAGCTGCATTGGCAGTGTGCTGATGTCTCAAATGAACAATCCGGGAAAGGCAACAAGCGTATTCATGGTTGACGAGTTTCCTACAATTCTTCTGCAAGGTATAGACACATTTATCGGTACAGCACGAAAACACAATGTTTCCACCATACTGGCCGTACAGGACTTCAATCAGGCAGTTAGGGACTATGGAGAAAAGAGTGCCAATATTCTCAAAGCCTCCTGCGGAACACAGGCTTACGGCATGACAGGAAATGAGAAAACAGCCAAAGATATTGAAAGTCTGTTCGGCGAAAAGAAGGAAGCCCAGGAAAGTTACTCTCACCAGGAAAGTGGTGGAGGAAGCCGAACAGAAAGCCTCCAGAAAGAGAAAGTCCTGAAAGCCCGTGAAGTGGCCGGACAGTCAGCAGGACACTTTATCGGAAAGATAGCTGGCGGACAGCCTCCTTTCTTCAATGCACAAATGAACATGTGTCGTTTTGAGGAAAAAGAAATACCACCTTTCTCTCTCCCGGTAAGACTTGATGAAGGTAACGAAAAACTCGAACTGGACATACTTGAAGAAATCGTGCAACAGAATTATATTAAGATAATAAATGATGTGAATGAGGTTTTGAAAGGCGTTGAAGAAAAAATCAAGAAACGCAATAATCCTGATACAACACACAATCAGAGACAAGAAAGAAATTTTAATTAA
- a CDS encoding beta-barrel fold lipoprotein: MKKFFATLLAAVSLLTVSCSKDDDPTTGSSEAGVYRITIEVSGTNAKGFAHITNLDKVNIRNEKTGDSSLSIDDEFTTSASYVTEGKVKEIAAQGMVHSNEKASVRMKVTKDGKTVFDESKSINPETGTGKIGELRFTTISQ, from the coding sequence ATGAAAAAGTTTTTTGCAACATTATTAGCAGCAGTAAGTTTATTAACAGTATCATGCAGTAAGGATGATGATCCGACAACAGGAAGCAGTGAAGCAGGTGTATATAGAATAACAATTGAGGTCAGTGGAACTAATGCAAAAGGATTCGCACATATAACAAATCTTGACAAGGTTAATATAAGGAACGAGAAAACTGGAGATTCTTCACTGTCAATAGATGATGAATTTACGACAAGTGCAAGTTATGTAACAGAAGGAAAGGTTAAGGAAATTGCCGCACAGGGCATGGTACATTCAAACGAAAAAGCAAGTGTAAGAATGAAGGTGACCAAAGATGGGAAAACTGTTTTTGATGAAAGCAAAAGCATAAATCCGGAAACTGGTACCGGTAAAATAGGCGAACTCAGGTTTACAACAATTTCGCAATAA
- a CDS encoding toprim domain-containing protein → MKVDFNRLKTEISLPDFLLNLGWKFVAGSSNSCPKMSNGTHTIVIKRNAQNQYTYWDVHSDNVRGRTILDMMQEHLFETTGKQPTLREVGEILQNYINTNQIITPENSRYDVGNTSMSTDELTMYLKQLLPYKGNYLQKRGISEESIDSPVFKDVFLIREVKNKNTTYRNICVKMYNDKGVQAISQRNESFKGILGGKFDCLALSNHDKSRPIDILYVGESIIDCISHYQLCHKNTSLNLVYVSTEGTLTEGQMQLLRIIISKNEVKSLRTIFDNDKQGYKYTLWLDNNLRGMQHDVEQMDSEELKNTAYRVQNTEFPQKKDWNDDLKAATIEKAAD, encoded by the coding sequence ATGAAAGTTGATTTTAACAGACTAAAAACAGAAATTTCCCTCCCTGATTTTCTCTTAAATCTGGGTTGGAAATTTGTGGCCGGTTCTTCTAACAGCTGTCCTAAAATGAGTAATGGTACACATACCATTGTCATCAAGCGGAATGCACAAAATCAATATACCTATTGGGATGTACACAGCGACAATGTAAGAGGCAGAACAATTCTTGACATGATGCAGGAACATCTGTTTGAGACAACCGGAAAGCAACCGACATTAAGAGAAGTCGGTGAAATCTTACAAAACTACATAAATACGAACCAGATAATTACTCCGGAAAACAGCAGATACGATGTTGGTAACACGAGCATGAGTACAGACGAACTGACAATGTACCTCAAGCAGCTTTTACCTTATAAGGGTAATTATCTACAAAAACGCGGTATATCAGAAGAAAGTATAGATAGTCCGGTTTTTAAAGATGTCTTTCTAATTAGGGAAGTTAAGAACAAAAATACCACATACAGAAACATCTGTGTAAAGATGTACAATGATAAGGGTGTTCAAGCTATCTCCCAAAGGAATGAATCTTTTAAAGGAATATTAGGAGGTAAGTTTGATTGCTTGGCTCTCAGCAACCACGATAAAAGCAGACCTATTGATATACTATATGTCGGAGAGTCTATCATAGACTGTATATCTCACTATCAACTGTGTCACAAGAATACAAGTTTGAATCTTGTTTATGTATCTACAGAAGGTACACTTACCGAAGGACAAATGCAGTTGCTTCGTATCATTATCAGTAAGAATGAAGTGAAGTCACTACGGACTATATTCGATAATGACAAGCAGGGTTATAAGTACACGCTATGGCTTGATAATAACCTTAGAGGTATGCAGCATGATGTAGAGCAAATGGATAGTGAGGAATTAAAAAATACAGCTTACCGGGTTCAGAATACTGAGTTTCCACAAAAGAAAGATTGGAATGATGACCTGAAAGCAGCAACTATAGAAAAGGCCGCCGATTAA
- a CDS encoding SLOG family protein, whose product MKAIETYKTIKTGLFQTETLFLYSYIAHNGLKYDTTGATLDICRKSRDKWLSHLSTSFTGHRQVIDYKQTSDRVKEAIRYCYKNGARFFYAGGAVGFDTIAAEAVLNLKTEFCDIVLIVVVPFPDQDKYFNTENKNRYLNILKQADEVVTISKDFSNIAYLKRNDYMISHSCQLIAYWDEKSLGGTSYTVRKAREKKLTIYNLFKK is encoded by the coding sequence ATGAAGGCAATAGAAACATATAAAACGATAAAAACAGGTCTCTTTCAGACGGAGACCCTGTTTTTATATAGTTATATAGCACATAACGGACTGAAGTACGATACAACGGGAGCCACCCTTGATATTTGCAGAAAATCGCGGGACAAATGGCTCAGCCATCTGTCCACCTCTTTCACTGGACACCGCCAAGTCATAGACTATAAGCAAACTTCTGATAGGGTGAAGGAAGCTATAAGATATTGTTATAAGAACGGCGCCAGGTTCTTTTATGCCGGTGGAGCAGTTGGCTTCGATACCATTGCAGCAGAAGCAGTCCTAAACCTTAAGACAGAATTTTGTGACATAGTTCTTATTGTTGTTGTGCCTTTTCCTGACCAAGACAAATATTTCAATACAGAGAACAAGAACAGGTATCTGAACATCCTTAAGCAGGCAGATGAAGTAGTGACCATATCCAAAGACTTTTCAAATATCGCCTACCTTAAACGTAACGACTACATGATTTCACACTCATGCCAGCTTATTGCTTATTGGGATGAAAAGTCTTTGGGTGGTACATCTTACACCGTGAGGAAGGCACGTGAAAAGAAATTGACCATCTACAACCTATTCAAGAAATAG